In the Ursus arctos isolate Adak ecotype North America unplaced genomic scaffold, UrsArc2.0 scaffold_5, whole genome shotgun sequence genome, one interval contains:
- the CDKN2AIPNL gene encoding CDKN2AIP N-terminal-like protein isoform X2 — MVGGEAAAAVEELVSGVRQAADFAEQFRSYSESEKQWKARMEFILRHLPDYRDPPDGGGRLDQLLSLSMVWANHLFLGCSYNKDLLDKVMEMADGIEVEDLPQFTTRSELMKKHQS; from the exons ATGGTAGGTGGCGAGGCTGCTGCCGCGGTGGAGGAGCTAGTTTCGGGGGTGCGGCAGGCGGCCGACTTCGCGGAGCAGTTCCGCTCCTATTCGGAGAGCGAGAAGCAATGGAAGGCTCGCATGGAATTCATCCTGCGCCACTTGCCCGACTACCGCGACCCACCCGATGGCGGTGGCCGTTTGGACCAGCTGCTGTCCCTCTCCATGGTGTGGGCCAACCACCTCTTCCTGGGTTGCAG TTACAACAAAGACCTTTTAGACAAAGTGATGGAAATGGCTGATGGGATTGAAGTGGAAGACCTGCCACAGTTTACTACCAGAAGTGAATTAATGAAAAAG